The region GATGAGCTTGAGGGTGTCATTTtagatataaattaaaatttcactAGCAATTCTGGGAGTGGGATTTCGGCTTTTGTTCAAGGATATATGTAAAGGATAACCTAGCAAATTTTGATCAGGCTGATAGCTGGCAGCAGAGTGCATGATCTTTCTGGTAGAATCATTCAAAATTTAATCAACAAGGTTGAGCCagtttttattcttattttctatCTTCTTTGTGCATATTTTCTTACTTATCAGCAATCTCAGAGACAGTTACGGGATGAGGGTTCTGGAGTGGCAGCGAGAGTAGAGCAGCAATGGACTGCTCCTCCGAGCCCATTTGTTAAAATTAGTGTTGATGCTTCTGGTTCCGGCTCGTCATGGGGTTTGGCTGTAGTTATTCGAAACCATTTTGGCAATGTGCTAGCTGCTGCAACAATGACACTCACAGCGGGGTTTGGAGCAGAATATGCAGAAGCATGTGCACTGAAATTTGGCCTTGAATTTGCTCTAAATCATGGATTCCAATCAGTTCTAGTGGAATCGGATTGTAAGAAAGTAGCGAATGCTGTGTCAAATAATCTGTCACATGGTTCATATCCGTACTATATTATGCAGGATATCATGCTCTTAAGTTGTAGGTTCTTATCCTTTTCCCTTACTCATATCAGTAGAAATGCAAATATGGTAGCCCATCACCTCTCTAAGTTCTCTTTGGAGAATGATAATTGTGTTTGGGTTGGGTTCACTCCTTTTTGCATTCAATCCTTTGTACTCAAAGACATTATGTCTCTTGTTGTTTAATTAAATGTTTATGTTgactgccaaaaaaaaaaaagaccccTATTAAATGTTTATGTTGGTCCTTGAAATTATAAAGGGAATCAAACCTGGTccctaaatattttttttcgaatctaattaagtcattttgctcaattttgaccggtcaacggTCAAGTGGAAAACCTAGTCAGCTGAGGATGGCCACGTTgacttttttcacatcaattttagtctcatgaaaaaaaattaatcaattttagtcctcgttcttccaccttcatcttcttcctcttccaccttcttccccttcctccataactcaaatccttaaacccataaattcaaaaccctaaaaaaataatatgttcatcatattcaccatgttcttccAAAACCTAGAAAATTAGAGGCAACAAACAATTATTTTTCAAGGTGAAAGaacagggactaaaattgattaaaatattttttcaaatgattaaaattgatgtgaaaaaagtcCACGTGGTCATCCTCAGCTGACTAGGCTTACCACTGGActgttgaccggtcaaaattgagcaaaaatacttaattttattaaaaaaaattctatagatccaatttgatgtgaaaaagttttagggactcaatttgattctcttttcaattttaagGACCAAAAGGTTATTTAAGCCTTACAAAAATGTTTATTATCTTTTACCAATTTTTATCACAATTAATATTATCTTTAATGCTACCCAATACATTAACTAAGGGAAAATATAGGACACTGTATAAACTTTTCTAAAATCAATACATTAATTAACCTCATTACATATTTTCGTAATAAGTGTAATTATATCACACTTGGTTGCAACAACTTCAATGATCATAAACATGGTTATcaaaaccggaccggaccggccagTTCAATCGGttgaaccgggaaccggacccttggctggtccaaactaagcacaaaaCCGTATGGAGAGAAAACCGGAGGTGGACCGGACAAACCGGTCCAAAACCGGGTGACCCGGTCAAAACCGGGTGACCCGGTCAAAACCGGCCGGTTGGCGGTTTTGGGCGGTTCAaggaaaattttttttttactgttttgGACAAACTGGGCTCTCAAACACAAAAAAACAAAGCTCATAATGTATGGGCTCAGCCCATGAGACATCTGATCCCAAAAAAAAGAACAGAAATCCCTaaataccaaaaaaataaaaaacaagttCCCAATCCAGAAGGAAGAGCAAAGCACGCAGAACCACCCTTGCGCCGCACAGCCACCATCGCCGCACATCCCTGTTGTCGGAGTTCTCCTTGTGCTGCCGTCAGAGGTTAATTGCATATTTGAGCAAGTTTCAGTGAGACTACACAGGCAAGTAGATCTATTCCAAAAAGCACAAGGGTGCTTACCCATGTACAAATAGAtcagaaaaaggaaaaacatataaaagatgaaagatatttgagaaagaacgGAAAGTAGGGAAAGGGAACAGGGAAATAGATGATGATAACATTGTCCTATGTGTGCAGACAATGGATATCTCATATCTCTTAGTAGAATTTTGAAGAAGGTGAATAAGCAGTAGCCCAAATCCTTTTCCAATATATCCTTCTTCGTGGCAAATGAAAACTAAAAGCTTGTATTTACctcatatatattatattgatttgaaaataatattaaataacttATAGCGGTAAAACCGGTTGGACCACGGTTCAACTACGGTTGAACCTGTGAACCGTGAAACAGTGCCTTCGCCGGTTTGATCaccggtccggttttaataaccttgATCATAAAAATCATTAGTAAAATCATCAATATTCCATTGAAAATATTTCGTGAACCACTTTTTGGTTTAGATACTTAAAgtgagataagaagaaaaaagagataaagTAATTGATTTAATATATAATGGTATGAATACTGTTACTGTTATGAGGGACATGAATCAAGACTGATATTGTAATGCCCAGGAATGCGAATGAGTCTCAAACTCATTGGGTACCCGCTAAAAGTTCTCATAATGGGTAGGGTAAGAATCCACTAAATGGATAtgagtaattacccgcaaaaaatagtaGGTACGAGTGTGAGTGTGAGTATGgttactatagtacccaacccgccctccgcacaattttattaattatttttattatagatATACACACACTTGGAAGtatatatattaacaaatttaaTTAAAGCTATAACTTCTTTCtaacttactcttttaaaaatgaatgattttatttgttaaatatttaaatagtcttttgtatttttaattaatactctttattttataatagtaCTTATATTATTGATCTCTAGACCTTTTCGATCCACCTATATGTCCataactcctaccacttgagctatcatttaaGAACAAAATGTTTTGAAt is a window of Lotus japonicus ecotype B-129 chromosome 5, LjGifu_v1.2 DNA encoding:
- the LOC130719422 gene encoding uncharacterized protein LOC130719422; the protein is MQSQRQLRDEGSGVAARVEQQWTAPPSPFVKISVDASGSGSSWGLAVVIRNHFGNVLAAATMTLTAGFGAEYAEACALKFGLEFALNHGFQSVLVESDCKKVANAVSNNLSHGSYPYYIMQDIMLLSCRFLSFSLTHISRNANMVAHHLSKFSLENDNCVWVGFTPFCIQSFVLKDIMSLVV